A stretch of the Pan paniscus chromosome 2, NHGRI_mPanPan1-v2.0_pri, whole genome shotgun sequence genome encodes the following:
- the CHST2 gene encoding carbohydrate sulfotransferase 2 → MSRSPQRALPPGALPRLLQAAPAAAPRALLPQWPRRPGRRWPASPLGMKVFRRKALVLCAGYALLLVLTMLNLLDYKWHKEPLQQCNPDGPLGAAAGAAGGSWGRPGPPPAGPPRAHARLDLRTPYRPPAAAVGAAPAAAAGMAGVAAPPGNGTRGTGGVGDKRQLVYVFTTWRSGSSFFGELFNQNPEVFFLYEPVWHVWQKLYPGDAVSLQGAARDMLSALYRCDLSVFQLYSPAGSGGRNLTTLGIFGAATNKVVCSSPLCPAYRKEVVGLVDDRVCKKCPPQRLARFEEECRKYRTLVIKGVRVFDVAVLAPLLRDPALDLKVIHLVRDPRAVASSRIRSRHGLIRESLQVVRSRDPRAHRMPFLEAAGHKLGAKKEGVGGPADYHALGAMEVICNSMAKTLQTALQPPDWLQGHYLVVRYEDLVGDPVKTLRRVYDFVGLLVSPEMEQFALNMTSGSGSSSKPFVVSARNATQAANAWRTALTFQQIKQVEEFCYQPMAVLGYERVNSPEEVKDLSKTLLRKPRL, encoded by the coding sequence ATGAGCCGCAGCCCGCAGCGAGCTCTGCCCCCGGGCGCGCTCCCTCGGCTGCTCCAGGCTGCGCCTGCAGCCGCGCCGCGTGCCCTGCTCCCGCAGTGGCCCCGGCGCCCAGGACGCCGCTGGCCCGCGTCCCCTCTCGGAATGAAGGTGTTCCGTAGGAAGGCGCTGGTGTTGTGCGCGGGCTATGCACTGCTGCTGGTGCTCACTATGCTCAACCTCCTGGACTACAAGTGGCACAAGGAGCCGCTGCAGCAGTGCAACCCCGACGGGCCGCTGGGTGCCGCAGCGGGGGCAGCCGGAGGCAGCTGGGGGCGCCCAGGGCCGCCTCCGGCCGGGCCGCCCCGTGCTCATGCCCGTTTGGACCTCCGCACTCCTTACCGCCCTCCCGCTGCCGCCGTCGGGGCGGCTCCTGCAGCCGCGGCAGGGATGGCGGGGGTTGCGGCCCCTCCAGGCAATGGCACTCGGGGCACCGGGGGCGTCGGGGACAAGCGGCAGCTGGTGTACGTGTTCACCACGTGGCGCTCTGGCTCGTCGTTCTTCGGCGAGCTATTCAACCAGAATCCCGAGGTGTTCTTTCTCTACGAGCCAGTGTGGCATGTATGGCAAAAACTGTATCCGGGGGACGCCGTTTCCCTGCAGGGGGCAGCGCGGGACATGCTGAGCGCTCTTTACCGCTGCGACCTCTCTGTCTTCCAGTTGTATAGCCCCGCGGGCAGCGGGGGGCGCAACCTCACCACGCTGGGCATCTTCGGCGCAGCCACCAACAAGGTGGTGTGCTCGTCACCACTCTGCCCCGCCTACCGCAAGGAGGTCGTGGGGTTGGTGGACGACCGCGTGTGCAAGAAGTGCCCGCCACAGCGCCTGGCGCGTTTCGAGGAGGAGTGCCGCAAGTACCGCACACTAGTCATAAAGGGTGTGCGCGTCTTCGACGTGGCGGTGTTGGCGCCACTGCTGCGAGACCCGGCCCTGGACCTCAAAGTCATCCACTTGGTGCGTGATCCCCGCGCGGTGGCGAGTTCACGGATCCGCTCGCGCCACGGTCTCATCCGTGAGAGCCTACAGGTGGTGCGCAGCCGAGACCCGCGAGCTCACCGCATGCCCTTCTTGGAGGCCGCGGGCCACAAGCTTGGCGCCAAGAAGGAGGGCGTGGGCGGCCCCGCAGACTACCACGCTCTGGGCGCTATGGAGGTCATCTGCAATAGTATGGCTAAGACGCTGCAGACAGCCCTGCAGCCCCCTGACTGGCTGCAGGGCCACTATCTGGTGGTGCGGTAcgaggacctggtgggagaccCCGTCAAGACACTACGGAGAGTGTACGATTTTGTGGGACTGTTGGTGAGCCCCGAAATGGAGCAGTTTGCCCTGAACATGACCAGTGGCTCGGGCTCCTCCTCCAAGCCTTTCGTGGTATCTGCACGCAATGCCACGCAGGCCGCCAATGCCTGGCGGACGGCCCTCACCTTCCAGCAGATCAAACAGGTGGAGGAGTTTTGCTACCAGCCCATGGCCGTCCTGGGCTATGAGCGGGTCAACAGCCCTGAGGAGGTCAAAGACCTCAGCAAGACCCTGCTTCGGAAGCCCCGTCTCTAA